A stretch of DNA from Dokdonia sp. PRO95:
TCATGATAGATATAAATCCTATTAAGAATCCGTAGATGTATTTTCCTTTATTAGTTTGTGAACCTGTAACGGGATCTGTTGCCATAAATACAGCACCAAATAAGATACTACCTATGATAAGGTGTTGCCAGAAAGGAACACTCATCAATCCGTAAAACTTACTTGAATTATCAATCCATCCTGCGTCAACTACTCCGTTAAAGATAAGCCCCATCACTAGTGCTCCTGCTACTGCAGAAAGTATAATTCTCCAGCTTGCTATTTTTGAAAAGATCAAGAATGCAGCACCAAAAATGATTAAAAGTTTTGATGTCTCTCCTACAGAACCTGGTATAAAACCAGCAAACATATCCCAATAGTCGTAAGCAACAGTACTATTCTGTGCATAACTACCTAAGATAGTTTCCCCAGAGATTGCATCTGGCTGCCCAGCCATATCTACTGCTTGGTGTACCCATACTTTATCTCCAGACATCCATGTAGGATATGCAAAGAATAAGAAAGCACGTATAGTAAGTGCAGGGTTAAGGATATTCATCCCTGTTCCTCCAAATACTTCTTTACCTATTACTACACCAAAGATTACCGCTACTGCAAGCATCCATAATGGAATATCAATAGGAACAATAAGTGGCACAAGCATTCCAGTTACTAGGTAACCTTCTTCTACTTCGTGTCCTTTTATAACTGCAAAAATAAATTCTACAAGAAGACCTACACCGTACGAAACCACCACAAGCGGTAATACTGTCCAAGCTCCCATTGCAAAGTTATCCCAGTTCCAGAAATTTCCATCAAAGAAACCTACAGCTTTATACTCTGCTGCTGTTCCAGCAACCTCTGCAACTGCATAGTAATGCTGGTATCCAGCATTAAATATTCCAAATAACAAACAAGGAATCAATGCGATGATTACCGTGTTCATTGTTCGCTTTAAATCATCTACCGCTCTAATGTGACCACCACTATGTGTTGTCTCATTAGGAGCGTATAAAAAAGTGTGAAGTGCGTTGAAAGCCGGAGCCATCTTCTTCCCTTCATACTTCATTTTAAGCTTATGTAAACTTTCTTTCATTCCCATAACTTATCCTATTTCTTTATACATAACATCTAATCCCTTTCTGATAATTTCTTGATGTGGCTGTTTAGACACACACATAAACTCAGTAAGTGCAAAATCTTCTGGAGCTACTTCGTACATCCCAAGTGCTTCCATCTCATCTAAATCTTCTACCATACAAGCCTTAAGGATTTGCATAGGGTAGATATCTAGAGGAAAAACCTCTTCGTAGTTTCCTGTTACAACAAACGCACGGTGCTCACCATTTGTATTGGTATCAAGATCATATTTTTTATTAGGTTGCATCCATGAGAACGTAAGCGCTCTAGATGGCGATATCTTATCAAAAACAGGCTTATTCCACCCAAAGAATTCATAATCATCACCTTCTGGGATAGCAACAAACTCAGTTGCATAAAAACCAAGAGCTCCATCTGGACTCACTTTATTACCCGTAAGTACGTTACCAGAAATAAAACGGTTGTTATCTCCTTCTACCCCTGCAGCATAAGCAAATGTAGAAACCTCAGCCCCTATCATTGTCTTGTAATACTTAGGCGCTTTGATCGATGATCCAGATACAGATATAACACGCTGTGCATTAAACTTACCTGTAAGCAACAACTCTCCAATAACAGCAAGATCTTGTGCAGCAATCGTCCACGCAGTTTCTCCCTTATTGATTGGGCTTGTTTTATTAATTAAAGTTCCAACATTCCCAGCCGGGTGTGGTCCTTTTACTGTATGAGTTACAACATCTTTAAGTCCAGAAAATATAGAAGAGCTTGCTCCTATAGAAACATGAACACCTCCGGAAGTAAGCGTTGCAAGCGCAGAAACTGCTGCTTGTAAGTGTGCTTCCTTACCTGCAAGAACAAAATCAAGGTCTGCAGCGAGTGGTCCCGTGTTTAATCCAGAGATAAAGATCGCCTTTGGAGTTACTGTTGGATTTGCAACAACATCATAAGGACGTTGCTTAATAAATGGCCAAACTCCTCCTTCAAGTAATCTCGCTTTTACTGCCTCTGCGCTTGCAGATGCTCCTAAAGCTCCTAGATCACGAGTAGCACCAGCATAATCTGCTTCAATCACAATATCAGTAATCACACGGCGAGCGCCACGCTTGATTTCTGTAATTGTTCCAGCAACTGGAGATACAAATTTGATTTCTTCTTGAGACTTTGAGTAAAATATTACATCTCCTGCCTGTAGGGTCGCTCCTTCTTTTACGACCATTTTAGGAGTAATGAGATGAAAATCTGAAGGTCTAATAGTAATGGTACGCGATCTTGGCGCCTCAGAAATTGTTTTTTCTGCTTCGCCTACTAATCGGATATCAAGACCTTTTTTGATTCTGATGTCTTTTGACATATGTCAGTAGATTTATGTTATCTAAAATCCTCTTAAATTGAGGTTTGCAAATTTACATAATACGGTCCGTATTTCCGAGTGTGACTAAGTGAAAGTATTATTTATAACATTTCTAAATAACGTTTTACACAACTCATTAAACAAAGCTTCTCAAAACACTATATTTCAAACGTTTTCACCTCAGAAAAATCTATATTTTAAGATTATTGTTAAGCCTATTTGCTTTAGCCTGCTCAAAAATAATTTTTAAGCAACCATAAGCTAGGGGCTAAAATCTTTAAAAATCTATTCAAAAAGTAGGCAGTGATACACTTCCCGTTATCACATTTTCGCGTAAGCGTAATCATCAAACATCATAATTTGCCATGCCATATAGATCGACGCAATATCTCGGCATCAAAATTGTTTATATTTGGTAACCATTCATATTTTTATGAGACCATATTTTACCATATTCTTACTTGCTCTTTCGTTATCTGCCGCTGCTCAAGCAGTGCAAGAACTTCCCGAACCTGCTTTTATTAAAACCGTACAGTTTAATGAAAACAGCACAACCGGCACCTCACTCCCTATTATCAAACTAGGAAGTCGTTTACGCCTTTCCTTTGACGATATTATAGGTGATGAACGTGATTATTATTACAAAATAACTCACCATAATGCAGATTGGACTCCTAGCGATCTCGTACGCTCTGAGTTTATGGAAGGTATGGACAATGTGCGTATTCTTGGGTTTGAGAATTCGGTGGCTACATTACAACTCTATACTCATTACGACTTAAGTATACCTAATAAGATAACAAAGAGACTCACTAAAACAGGTAATTATCTTTTAAGTATTTACGATGAGGATGACCAACTAGTTTTTTCTCGTAAGTTTATGATTTACAACCCAAAATATAGTGTAGGAGCAGAAGTTAAGAGGTCTCGAGATTTACGTTATATAGATAGTAAGCAAGTACTACGCTTCTTTGTAGACTCTGGAGACGACCTCATTATCAACCCTAAAAACAACCTGCATACTGTTCTTATCCAGAACAACAACTTAAAAACAGCTATCACAGGCGTAGACCCTCAATACAATATAGGGAGTAAGCTTGAGTACCGCTATGATCAAGAAACAGCTTTCTGGGGCGGTAATGAGTTTTTTAACTTTGAAAACAAAGACGTACGATCATCTACTTTTGCAATACGCAGCATAGAGCTTAAAAGTCTTTACCACAATTACCTCTACACGAATCCAGCTCGCTATGATGAGCCATACACCTACAATCCAGACATTAACGGTAATTTCTTAATCAACACCTTAGAAGGTCGCACACCACTCACAGAGGCAGAGTATGTGTGGATTCATTTCTCTTTGCAATATCCAGAAATTAACGAAGGACAGTCCATACATGTCTATGGAAACTTTAATAATTATGTAATCGACAAGAGCACTGCCCTTACTTACAATAGCGACTCGCGTCGTTATGAGTTACCTTATTTGCTTAAACAAGGATTTTACAACTATCGATATATACTGGTAAACGCAGATGGAAGTATTGAAGAGAAGAATAATATAGATGGCAACTTCTGGCAGACAGAAAATGATTATCAGATTCTCGTGTACTACCGCAAGCCTGGCGGACGATTTGATGAACTCCTAGGATATGGCGCCACAAACTCTAGCCAGATTACAAACTAATCGTATGGTACTTATTTAGTGTTATTTCTTTACGCTTTCGCGAAAGCGTATCCTTCTAAAAATCCTATATTTATATCGTGAAGGAAACAGAAATCAAACCAACTAGCCGAAAGGCGATGCGATATCGAGGGGTAGAATGCTTAAACTGTAAGCATCCGCTAGAACTTTCTGACCGTTTTTGTGCATACTGCGGTCAAATAAACACCACCAAAAGACTTACGCTCAAAGATTTTTTTAATGAATTTATACTGAGCGTATTTACTTATGATTCTCGATTTAGATACACAGTAAAAGATTTATTGTTTAAACCAGGCACCATCACTAGGTATTATGTAGATGGGAAACGTCTTAAATATGCAAACCCTTTTCGGTTCTTTCTAAGCGCCTCTATTTCTTACTTTATAATACTAGCCATCATAGGCTTTATAAATGGCAATAATGATCTAGACTTCACAGATGATGGAGTCATCCAATTCAATGTTGATGAAGCACAAGGAGATATTGACGCAATAAAAGACATTACCAAAGACATCAACATAAATGAACTTCAAAATCTCAATCAAGAAGATGCAGATCTGCTAGAAGAAAGAATTAATAATACTATTGAAAATAGCGTCTCAAAACTTAAAGAGCGAAAAAAGACAAAGGACTCCACAAAGAGAGCCGTCAAGAAAGTTCCTTACAGCACCCGTTCTGAAGCCTCTATTGACGGGATGTATCTTTCTAGAATCGCAACAAAGGGCGAGATTTTTTATGATTTCTTTGAGTATACAGAAATAAGTGATCCAGTAACTGCTCTCGATAGCTTAAACTTTAGCAAGACTAGAACAAACATTTTTTTATATAGCAAGAATGAAGATATAAAACGTGTAAAAGATAATCCAGCACGTTTTATTAGGTTCTTAGCTTCAAAAATTCCTTTCTTCTTATTCTTTTTCGCACCTATTTTTGCACTCTTTTTGTGGCTGATATATTCAAAAAAGCGATTCAACTATATGGAGCATCTAGTGTTCATATTCCACATTTTTAGTTGGGTCTTTTTAGTACTACTTATAGCCATCATTCCAGACCTACTTATTGGGGATGAAATAGTTGCATCACTCCTACTTCTATTAGTCGGTCCATTTTACTTTTACAAGGCACTTCGCAATTTTTATAAACAAAAAAGAAGGTGGACGCTACTAAAATTTGTATTTTTAAATATCATATTCTATTTAGGAGCAACAATATTTGCCGTAATTTTCTTTGCAATCACTGCATTTTTATTTTAAGAATGGTACAACAAGTTACACGAGGAATCAAGATTTCTGTAGAGACTACCTTTGAGGGCACATTTTATAAAAATCATAAAATGCGCTATGCCTTTGGCTATAAAATAACGATAGCAAACCAGAGTAAAGACAGCGTGCAACTCATGGCTCGTCATTGGAGAATCACAGATGCCCTTAGCGCACCAGAGACCGTTGCTGGAGAAGGTGTAATAGGTAAAAAACCTGTTCTCAAACCTGGCGAAAGCCACACATACAGTTCTGGATGCTTGCTCAACTCTGCCTTTGGGGCAATGCAAGGTTTTTACCAGATGGTAAACTTTACTACTACACGTAATTTTAGGGTAAAAATCCCAGTTTTTAAGCTGAGTGCGCCTTTTGCTCTAAACTAATATCCGAGAATTCTTGAGAAGTAAGCTCAAGGCGAAAAAGTGAATCTCCCTGCTCAAGCGTGCAATATACGCAGTTACTATCATACACAAAACGATAATCACTCACCACCGAGAAACCCTCTGGAAATACAGTAACACCTTGAAAATCCTGCTCGCCAAACTCAGTAAACCTTCTTACAACACCTTTTACCTCAGAGAGAATCTCAAGGTGAAAATACGCACTACTACCTGTGCCCTCTAGAAAGTAAACGTTTTCTGGCAACACACCCTCATCTTCAACAGTGTACGCAGCGGGAACTCGTCTGTCAAAGTAATTTGTAAGATTCTCGCGTAGCGCAGTTGAGTTATATGGAGCAATCTCACCATTAAAAACTTGATAAACTCCTTCTTCTGAAGCGCTTTTCTCAACATTACCTACGGTACTCGGTGTAAACTTCTTGTTACGCTTAAGGTATTTAATAATAGCCTTATCCTCAGTACTAGCTAGGATCGTCTCTGTAACAAAACGAGCGCAATTACTTCCTATTTTTCCAAAGGCTTTATAAGGAACACTGCCTTGACTTTGTAGTGAATTAATGTAAGCAAGTGCTTTCTCATAATTAATAGCCGAGCAAAGCGAGGCTACAAGTCTGCCTGACCCGTGCGTTTTTTCTGGATGTGCATCAAGCCACAATAATAGCTCATCTAGATTTTCAAGCGTTCCATTATTTACAATTGCCGTTACGGGTACTTTAAGTTCTATATCTGTATTTGCACCACGCACACGACCTTTTCCTTTGGGAGTAATATATCTGCCAAAATCAAAATATTGCGCTTTACCAGTCTCATTTTCTATAAGCACAAGCGCAGCGTGACCTGCTTTGATATGGGTGCGGGTACCTAGCCCCATGAGAGGTAAAATTTTACACATGAGCTCATCAGACATTTTTACAAACGTATCTGGAAAAGCGAGC
This window harbors:
- a CDS encoding DUF6695 family protein; protein product: MIYNGKIIVLAFPDTFVKMSDELMCKILPLMGLGTRTHIKAGHAALVLIENETGKAQYFDFGRYITPKGKGRVRGANTDIELKVPVTAIVNNGTLENLDELLLWLDAHPEKTHGSGRLVASLCSAINYEKALAYINSLQSQGSVPYKAFGKIGSNCARFVTETILASTEDKAIIKYLKRNKKFTPSTVGNVEKSASEEGVYQVFNGEIAPYNSTALRENLTNYFDRRVPAAYTVEDEGVLPENVYFLEGTGSSAYFHLEILSEVKGVVRRFTEFGEQDFQGVTVFPEGFSVVSDYRFVYDSNCVYCTLEQGDSLFRLELTSQEFSDISLEQKAHSA
- a CDS encoding DUF3667 domain-containing protein; protein product: MKETEIKPTSRKAMRYRGVECLNCKHPLELSDRFCAYCGQINTTKRLTLKDFFNEFILSVFTYDSRFRYTVKDLLFKPGTITRYYVDGKRLKYANPFRFFLSASISYFIILAIIGFINGNNDLDFTDDGVIQFNVDEAQGDIDAIKDITKDININELQNLNQEDADLLEERINNTIENSVSKLKERKKTKDSTKRAVKKVPYSTRSEASIDGMYLSRIATKGEIFYDFFEYTEISDPVTALDSLNFSKTRTNIFLYSKNEDIKRVKDNPARFIRFLASKIPFFLFFFAPIFALFLWLIYSKKRFNYMEHLVFIFHIFSWVFLVLLIAIIPDLLIGDEIVASLLLLLVGPFYFYKALRNFYKQKRRWTLLKFVFLNIIFYLGATIFAVIFFAITAFLF
- a CDS encoding Na(+)-translocating NADH-quinone reductase subunit A — its product is MSKDIRIKKGLDIRLVGEAEKTISEAPRSRTITIRPSDFHLITPKMVVKEGATLQAGDVIFYSKSQEEIKFVSPVAGTITEIKRGARRVITDIVIEADYAGATRDLGALGASASAEAVKARLLEGGVWPFIKQRPYDVVANPTVTPKAIFISGLNTGPLAADLDFVLAGKEAHLQAAVSALATLTSGGVHVSIGASSSIFSGLKDVVTHTVKGPHPAGNVGTLINKTSPINKGETAWTIAAQDLAVIGELLLTGKFNAQRVISVSGSSIKAPKYYKTMIGAEVSTFAYAAGVEGDNNRFISGNVLTGNKVSPDGALGFYATEFVAIPEGDDYEFFGWNKPVFDKISPSRALTFSWMQPNKKYDLDTNTNGEHRAFVVTGNYEEVFPLDIYPMQILKACMVEDLDEMEALGMYEVAPEDFALTEFMCVSKQPHQEIIRKGLDVMYKEIG
- the apaG gene encoding Co2+/Mg2+ efflux protein ApaG, producing MVQQVTRGIKISVETTFEGTFYKNHKMRYAFGYKITIANQSKDSVQLMARHWRITDALSAPETVAGEGVIGKKPVLKPGESHTYSSGCLLNSAFGAMQGFYQMVNFTTTRNFRVKIPVFKLSAPFALN
- a CDS encoding NADH:ubiquinone reductase (Na(+)-transporting) subunit B yields the protein MGMKESLHKLKMKYEGKKMAPAFNALHTFLYAPNETTHSGGHIRAVDDLKRTMNTVIIALIPCLLFGIFNAGYQHYYAVAEVAGTAAEYKAVGFFDGNFWNWDNFAMGAWTVLPLVVVSYGVGLLVEFIFAVIKGHEVEEGYLVTGMLVPLIVPIDIPLWMLAVAVIFGVVIGKEVFGGTGMNILNPALTIRAFLFFAYPTWMSGDKVWVHQAVDMAGQPDAISGETILGSYAQNSTVAYDYWDMFAGFIPGSVGETSKLLIIFGAAFLIFSKIASWRIILSAVAGALVMGLIFNGVVDAGWIDNSSKFYGLMSVPFWQHLIIGSILFGAVFMATDPVTGSQTNKGKYIYGFLIGFISIMIRVFNPAYPEGVFLAILLMNVFAPTIDHYVVQGNVKKRMKRLKLKTA
- a CDS encoding type IX secretion system plug protein domain-containing protein — encoded protein: MRPYFTIFLLALSLSAAAQAVQELPEPAFIKTVQFNENSTTGTSLPIIKLGSRLRLSFDDIIGDERDYYYKITHHNADWTPSDLVRSEFMEGMDNVRILGFENSVATLQLYTHYDLSIPNKITKRLTKTGNYLLSIYDEDDQLVFSRKFMIYNPKYSVGAEVKRSRDLRYIDSKQVLRFFVDSGDDLIINPKNNLHTVLIQNNNLKTAITGVDPQYNIGSKLEYRYDQETAFWGGNEFFNFENKDVRSSTFAIRSIELKSLYHNYLYTNPARYDEPYTYNPDINGNFLINTLEGRTPLTEAEYVWIHFSLQYPEINEGQSIHVYGNFNNYVIDKSTALTYNSDSRRYELPYLLKQGFYNYRYILVNADGSIEEKNNIDGNFWQTENDYQILVYYRKPGGRFDELLGYGATNSSQITN